The region atactttctgattcaaagagaacccaaaccacttgatgaatggaaaacataagacgcatcttcatgtcttcaagagcacaccctatgttcaaccctcttggctgaacacatccacactctgtgtcaatctctcttctaaccagaacagaaaaccacttcacagaatattctaacataagttaggacatccttcacaacataacaccatctgataatcttcagatatcactgagtcactAGCTTGATCCACAAGAACCCAGACACAAATTcggacatatacattctcatcccattacaagagataatcttccatagatagctcagaactcctaccacaagctccaagagatgaatagaaaacacctccttttgtcttcaacttactacttttctgctcaaaagtaatttgtctcagactttcctcaagagTAATCAactgccatatgttgattatcttgattcttcgaactcacttctgagatagaccaattgccattggttgattacctccttcatgaatcctcatatgaaaaagtcaaatgccactttttgacctctccacgtttatcagacttctcccaaagatattctgaccttccaagtgagacttgtacttcaagctacatgttaaacaaaacttagattctctaagacatgaaaacgtaacatcctctccatccagcaactccaaagaactgcaatgagaacgatctttttgaagtacccaatctacaactctgtagacccttctatctcaagttgatgtgccacttcaccaactaagattctgatgttgaactaaatgtcacaacattgtgttttaacatctagctgttgaattcagctccttcttctgccacttgaaagaacttcctccctttacagaacaagagttcaaagttctcatagacttgattgtggaaccaagttaGAGTAAACcacctccatcctgcaggtttgcagttaagtcattcaagctcacaccttgatgaatccctgcttcttctccaaagacatcagacactctgatgcatgagtcttcagaaggaccacttagaaactaacccttcagctataccaaggattccacttcctaaagcaaagctgtttccatgatgtcaagaatgctgtcacttattcttaactccacagtgtgcattatccaatgcacttccttacctagatcagaagtaaactgatccaagtaaccaccatcaggactatgatgttttcttcttcttgtacacaccaaggctgaacatgtttcttgccaggaaaccttttcagagatcatatgcttttgctgccaccaaagtgatagatcataaaccaatgtactatccttcctgtgattctgcacagggtcttgaagacAAGATGTTTCAACATCTTTAAAAAAAACATCAattatcttgagctccaaggataatcaattaaatacttgtacttggcacaagtaaacattgatcttaaatcctttcccaattttcctttcagatacttccaccataagaatactttgaaaatactcttcttgtgtcaacatcttctgcttgcaagcaccttaacagttttgagaatctttccagattagattcacccttaggaaagagagatgaatccttccttgcaaatgtgacacacaacaaccaaaacccatgtgacacaggtcaacagccaaccagaccctaggctgaccaaacgtgaggaggttaacaaacaaaaactccccctcaaattaacaatcatggaaactccataccaatatccatgcattgtacacaaatgtctcaacatgacatacatcatccctaccagtggcaactaactctatgagttatacctatacatactccaatcacaccaatcagactccagctgaccataagtactagtgaaaaaaaaaacaacaccagtcaatagtagatatgcattgccagagcatactacctcaaccaacctctgaatcttcatattctcactccttgaaagaactaccacttctgagcgtggtgtttgaataacaagattcatggtcccaatcctcttaaatgaaatagcaatcaggttaccccattattgacttctatcatccagaggacttgtcttccaccacaacatagtacttcagggaacaactatccaaccctgatcaatctataGGAATAAGACAAACAGCAGGAAGTTGCAtaatgtcacatctcaaccagctccacttctagagatcagacgtctaaaagtgaccttcttaagcacacacacagttgaccctacccttgtcaacttagcacacacatatgtctcctcttccaggttaggagtaggttccaaacacaagtatccctatgtttgacacctaaaaccatctgctcttcaaccagtagctgcatacttgttgagCAACATGTTCCAATATtacatagaacattagttccacctccttggaacaaaccctccttgaaagtcttcaagatcttcatatacactacccaagagagtaaaagaatcagtgatcaggtgattcttaccatcctgaagtgagaacgtcatgatgagtggacttgaggagactcaagtatctttgacatcttcagtagattatgatgaaatcttgaatacagcagcctttcatccacatgaggggaaactacatcagagtttgagttttgccaggtattatgcagcggaaatcataatacaactcaacctatgaacacacccttcaccagatcagcctccaagatcataccaagtttgaatatgattcaatactagtAGAGCTGttccacacaaaggccaattgccaacctccagagacaggtacacacagttcctgtcatgaatgGTCCATCCAtctacttcaagggaccattcagggagatcacagaaccttccacaggttcccccatcagtactaacataactccttgcaagataccagaaagtatcacccatggatctcatccagaaacagaacaggatgcctgctctgataccaattgaaattctggtataatcagagttcagatgttctactcgaagtcatgacatctaatccaacattgttacttaatccagcaagacagttatacaaattaagACCCAGTACTAATAagcacacattcacagatgtcacgacatctgctactatatcaccatagacAGGAAGAACACCCAGTTCAGTCATCTGGTGCAAATacacagcagagatcaaccatagcactTGCTTCTattgagcctgcacagttatcagcatgatgtctcaacattgatttgaacatcacctgttccagCATTACAGTTGACTGTACTATAAAAGACCAAtcagtctatacttcagtatcaactgtcaattatgaatgtcataacattcagtttggcattcagacagtaggctatgtgccaggtctgttattcccttgataaacagactgagatacatactgagttataacagacaggattataacgtgcagaagaaaaaaacacaagtaattgttaacccagttcggtacaacattacctactctgggggcataccaagccaggaagaagatccactatcagcagtattaattcagagttaaactcccccgtttacaactcttcacttaatccctacccaatgcaatctatacctaggaactcctagatagaaacctccagtttccattcctatcactacaattacaatgtaatgctaaacaacttaaacttgcttcacagcttcgttcaagaccataacaaactcttgcctacaggctttgagttacaaataatctcatgctttcagcactgagaaacatatggtaaccttcccacaggttgggaggtttacctcactCACACCCCTAATTTTATATTCTTTGAGGCTTACAAAATCTAGGTTACAAactgctatttataacctaatcacccaactggatttgggccttcagaaatcgcaacaaacttctcctttgctgttacaaagccagcagaattcctctgctacaatcaaggtcttcaatcttttatttcctaaaagatctccatatttggaaactgtatattcaccaaatattctgattgagtcttcaagatctccacatagaagttaggatattcaccatATATCCTTACTAATTCTAGAATATTAAATTAGTTAACACATGCCATAATTAACTCATTCAGTTTTATAAACATGCTagatgtcacagtcacgatgtcgtgacatcgtacatgacatgttggtccagatgttgaacttcttcaatccaacatattaaaacaacagaggtgattacattatttgttttacaaaattaatgccaatcctaaggtactaacacttttgaaataaataaacttcagtggcgactctgttgtatttCGAGCGCTCGTTACGCCCCGGGTATTTTTTATTTTGCGACTCTGATGTGGACTTCTAGAGAGTCAAACCTAGTTTATTTAAATCTACGATGAGTGTTAGAATTGTTTATTTGCCTTTTTCTACCTTGTTTAAATTTTTTGTCTCTTACATGTTATATTTTCTTCTAGTTTATCTAATATATGATCCTTAAGTGTTGTGGTTTGGATATTTTGGTTGCTTATACACATTGTGAGAAAAGACTTTATACCCGAGTCTGAGAAGAACCCTAAGTTTAAGATGGTGGTTGCGTAGTATTAACCTTCTTGGTGTATGCCTCACTTGGTTGGTGCAAAGATCCTCTCCTAGAGTAAATCCTCTTAAAGGTATTACTGTCTAATGAGTATTCATTACGGcgaaaatattttcaaacaagatccgtgactctagggatCTGTTGTCTAGAATCTTAGAGTCGATGGTTGCATAGTATTGACCTTCTTAGCATATGCCTCGCTTGGTTGGTGTGAAGGCCTCACCTAGAGTAGATCCTATTGAGGGTATTGTTGTTTAACAAGTATATGTTATTAATGGCAATATTCTCATGTAGGACCCATGACTTTAAGAACCTTTAAAACCCTAGAGCCACGCTTTGTGAAATCCAATATGTACAAAGCAACAAGACCCGTTCTATCACGAGAAATCTGTACCCGAACCGTTTAGAACCATAAAGCCTATAAACCAAAACATGCATAACATGACATCACATTTTTTGCatataaaaaacaaaacaaaaaaaaaattatgcaTCCGCATTCATCAACATGCATGcatatttttccaaaaaaaatgCATCCCACCTTTTGTCCATAACCAACAAGATGATCTCTTGACACTCGCTCAAAACTTAAAATAAATCCAAAAGAATTATGGACGAGTTTGTGTTAATTCAAGAAGTGTTGAAGCACGAAGTCAGCAAGTTGAAAGAGAAAATAGACAAGATTTGTGTAGCCTTGCAATCTTTgttgaaagaaagagaaaatcAAGAATGATTGACTACAAATAAGGGGTCACCATAACACCCCTTATTAACCCAAAGATGTTAATAGTCCTTCTCAAGGGGCAACATTATCTCAAATCATGTATCCACCAAACTGTGCGTCATTACCAATCCATAAGCCCTAAGATACTAGATTCAGGGAGAGATTGCAGATTCTTGAAGAACGACTAAGGATAATTGTAGGGAGTGATAGTTACAATCTGAACGCGTTTGACTTATGTTTAATCGTTGATATCGTGGTTCCTCgaaagttcaaagtacctgacttcAAAAATTACAATAGGGTCAATTGTCCAAAGAACCATTTAACCATTTACGGTCGAAAGATGTCTCCTCATGCTTAGAATGATAAGCTCTTGGTTCATATTTTTCAAGACAATCTAACTGGGGAATCTCTAAGTGGGTACATGCACTTCAAGAAAGACCAAATTAACTCTTTAAAAGATTTGGCTAAATCTTTTGTGAAGTAGTACGAATATAACATTACTTTGACCCCTAATCAAATGTGACTGCATAACATGACAAAGGTGGATGACGAGACCTTCCAAGAATATGCTCAACATTGGAGAGAAATCACTTCCCTAGTTGAACCTCCACTTTTTAAGAAGGAATTAACCACCATGTTTATGGATACACTCAAATACACCTTTTATTGGAAAATGGTTGAAGCCTATCCATAAATTTTCTCTAACCTAGTCATTATTGGGGAGAGGTTCGAAATGGGTATTAAGTCTAGAAGAATCATTGACGGTCCTCCAAAGGCAGTAGAAACCGAGAATCCAAGGTTAGAGataggggtgttcgcggtgcggtttggaCGGTTTTAACGATAAAAATCATTCGAACCGTAAGAGAAAAAATCAtacggtttggtttggttcggttgacttttaaaaataaaaccaaaccaaaccaaaccaaactaatatggtttggattggttcggttggttcggttttttacaatatttttatttaGCCATACATACACCTACAGAGAACACCATAACTTTGTGAACATCAAGAAAAAAGTTCCCGTATACTAAGAAAATTTTAGAAAGATTGCAATTTCTTCGAGACAATCGGCCATGGTGCTATTACCGGCCCTGAACAATAAGGAACCTTATTTATCACATTAAAAAATATAAGCGCAAACATGCTTGGGTTTCAGTTATATAGGACCAAGCTACATTAATTTAACTATCATTGCTAATAAACTATATTTATAATAATCGTAATGCACATGCATGCGTTGATTTCAGTCATATTTTACCTCTTAATGCACATGCTTGCTGGTCTATTCACTCTCTCTCCTCTTTATAGTACTTGTTTTGTTTCAGTTATGTTGTGTCCACTGAATGCTTTTGACTCCTAAGGTGAAGAGATTCCTCAGATCTTCAATGTAAGATTGGTTTTCTTTTTATGCATTCCATGTGTTTGATTTTAATACCAAGAGATCCCAGTTTCAGTTCTTCTATTTTCTTTTAGAATGTGTTGTCAATCAATGTCTTATATTTTTGTGCTTCTTTGAGATGATGGAATTTGATTTCATTGTTTTCCATTAGGATCAATCATCTAACTAATAGATAGTGTAATTAACATATCTATTTTATATATAGATATACCTAAAATATACTGTATATGTATATAGTTATTTTAATGTTAACAATCATCTAATTTTGTTAATATTTGCAATTGTTAAAACAGTTCAACATAGAAAAGCCAGGAATGGATCAAGATGTGTTGGAAGAAGTAACAATCTTAGAAGAACCAGTTATAGCTGATTTTCAAAGACTCATGGAACTTACAGATTATACAGATCAAGGGTCATCTCAGTTAGCCTGTCTCATGAAACATTGGGAGTATAAGCAAGAAAACGCAGTTCGTCTTCTTCGAGAAGAGCTCGACAACCTTAGCAAACAAAGGGAGGAAGTTGAGTTTAAAAAGGAGGAAAGTTCCGGCGGAGACAATTGTCTGGTTTCGATATTGGATGATGTTGTTCAAAACAAGACAGTTGAAATTGAGGCTGAGTATGAAACTGAAGGTTACTGGAAGCATCGGGCGATCGATTTGGAAAGACAGTTAGAGGCAAGTATTCGGAGAGAAGAGATATTAAAGGAAATGTTGCAAGAAAGTGTAGAGAATATGAAGAGACAGTCCTCACCCGTGGAGGCAGTCTCACAGATTCTTAAGAGACAAGAAACTTTCTTACATTTTATACTTCAAAATGCACCTCTTGTTATTGGCCATCAGGTATATTATTACATCAAGTATTGCATTTATTTCTTCTGTTATGTGCAATCTATGAAGCAAGGACACGGACACCTGACAAGACATCCACACTGACACGTTGACATTgttaataatttgaaaaaatgaataaattgAACGCAATCACAAGTGTCAGTCTCGGTGTCCGACACAGACACATACACGCCTTTTTTCATAGGTGTCGATGTTACAGGTTACATTTGTTGTAGTTTTAGTTGATTCATCATTTGGAATGCTAAATTTGTGTTTGCAATTGTAATGAATTTCAGGACAAAGAGTTGCGCTATCGTTTTCTCTGTAATCATTTTCCAGGTTTAAAAGAAGAGGTAATGGTTCTTGTTTTGCAAAGTTATATGATTGAGTTGCATTGTGATTTTAAAGTAAATCAAAAACTGCTTAACATTTATACTGAAACTTCTCTATAATCATCTTCATGATTTACTTTACTTGCTCATAAATTTGCAGGACATCATCGGGAAAACGGAGGAAGAAATTTTTTCGGGATCAGGTGTGAAGGAATCTGAAGATTTTAAGAGACAAGTAATGGAGAAAGGATTTCCTGCAAAAAGGGAAATAACTTATGAGACAGAACTATTTGGATCAAAGACATTTTTGATCTATGTAGAACCTGTGTTTAGCAAGGCAGGAGAAACAATTGGAGTAAACTATATTGGAATGGAAGTAACAGATCAGGTAAAATTTGTTGTTTTGGTTTTTGGATGTACTTGCACCGTCTTAAAGTTTAGGTTGCGCTTAACTCGTTCTTACAAAACCGATTTATAAAAGGAGGACCGTCTTCCCCTACTTGTAAACACATTTACATTCCATATCGCATTCAACGTGGCCTATTAAGCATGATATGAGTTACATGATATTCGGTCACTAAGGTTAGGCTCCAGATTTCTTGTCCTTAACGTATAAGGCGTGTGTTAAAAGTCTCATACTGGATAAGGTATCGCCTGAATATATGTTTATAAATGAGAATAATTTTCATTTTACGAGTCGGTTCTGTAAAGATTGTGTTAGACTCAATCCAAATTCTAATATATTTCAGACTTATTTTTGAGAAAAGAAATTTATAATTTCTGAAAAAAAATTGTAGGtgataaaaagagaaaaaatggCAAAGCTAAGGGAAGAAATTGTAGTTCAGAAAGCAATGGAAACAGAACTTAATAAAACCATTCACATCACAGGTTTGTTTAGTCATTTCAAAAGCCAAATCTTGATGTATGAATTTATGTATTACAATTTTGTTTGCTTATTGTTTTCTTGTTCCCTTGTTATAGAGGAGA is a window of Lathyrus oleraceus cultivar Zhongwan6 chromosome 6, CAAS_Psat_ZW6_1.0, whole genome shotgun sequence DNA encoding:
- the LOC127093508 gene encoding histidine kinase 5: MDQDVLEEVTILEEPVIADFQRLMELTDYTDQGSSQLACLMKHWEYKQENAVRLLREELDNLSKQREEVEFKKEESSGGDNCLVSILDDVVQNKTVEIEAEYETEGYWKHRAIDLERQLEASIRREEILKEMLQESVENMKRQSSPVEAVSQILKRQETFLHFILQNAPLVIGHQDKELRYRFLCNHFPGLKEEDIIGKTEEEIFSGSGVKESEDFKRQVMEKGFPAKREITYETELFGSKTFLIYVEPVFSKAGETIGVNYIGMEVTDQVIKREKMAKLREEIVVQKAMETELNKTIHITEETMREKQLLATMSHEIRSPLSSVVGMAKILSTTKLDREQRQLLDAMISSGDLVLQLINDLPDVSKVDLG